The following are encoded together in the Nyctibius grandis isolate bNycGra1 chromosome 5, bNycGra1.pri, whole genome shotgun sequence genome:
- the LOC137663762 gene encoding transient receptor potential cation channel subfamily V member 5-like, whose translation MGVPLFGDSKPFYFRIWNGLSQKLQGKKSWDKHLDEIYLLQQKRIWESPLLQAAKENNLPAIRKLLTDGTCDICQRGAVGETALHVAAMYDNVEAAVTLMEAAPELVNERMTSELYEGQTALHIAAVNQNITLVKALLKRGANACTAQATGHFFRRSSQNLLYFGEHVLSFAACVGNEEIVQLLIENGADIRAQDYLGNTVLHMLVLQPNKTFACHMYSLILSYDRNKEGPGSLELIPNNDGLTPFKLAGVEGNTVMFQYLMQKRKHNLWSFGPLTTVLYDLTEIDSWAEDQSFLELIVSTKKREARQILDLTPVKELVSLKWNMYGRPYFCFLALFYVLYMVCFTMCCVYRPLKPRTGNKTSSRDNTIYVQKMLQESYMTYEDELRLVGELITVIGAVVILILEIPDILRVGAAKYFGQTILGGPFHIIVITYACMILVTMVMRLTSTTGEVVPMSFALVLGWCNVMYFARGFQMLGPFTIMIQKMIFGDLMRFCWLMAVVILGFASAFYIIFQTENPENLGQFYNYPMSLFTTFELFLTIIDGPANYDVDLPFMYSVVYFAFAIIATLLMLNLLIAMMGDTHWRVAHERDELWRAQVVATTVMLERKLPRCLWPRSGICGREYGLGDRWYLRVEDRVDPNKHKMMRYTEAFKAQDKDNYDKGLEKLEINRDIPYKKELSALSLSRRTSRTSSHRGWEILRRNTFHQLRGEMGIQKSSVYLLLCCTTLVVRIFFLMSNLNLSSPN comes from the exons ATGGGGGTACCTTTATTTGGGGATAGCAAGCCCTTCTATTTCCGGATCTGGAATGGACTGAGTCAGAAGTTGCAAGGCAAAAAATcctgggataaacatctggaTGAAATCTACTTACTCCAGCAGAAAAG GATCTGGGAATCCCCACTCCTCCAGGCTGCCAAAGAGAACAACCTCCCAGCCATTAGGAAACTTCTCACTGACGGAACATGTGATATCTGTCAGAGAG GTGCAGTTGGTGAGACTGCCCTTCATGTAGCTGCCATGTATGATAATGTGGAGGCTGCAGTGACTCTAATGGAAGCAGCTCCCGAGCTTGTCAATGAGAGGATGACATCAGAGCTCTATGAAG GGCAGACAGCTCTCCACATTGCAGCTGTGAACCAGAACATCACTTTGGTGAAGGCTTTACTTAAGAGAGGGGCCAATGCCTGCACCGCACAGGCCACTGGGCACTTCTTCAGGCGCAGCTCCCAGAATCTTCTCTATTTCG gAGAGCATGTTTTATCATTTGCTGCCTGTGTGGGAAATGAGGAAATTGTACAGTTGCTCATTGAAAATGGAGCTGACATTAGAGCTCAAGATTATCTGG GTAACACTGTTCTTCACATGCTGGTTCTCCAACCCAATAAGACATTTGCCTGCCACATGTACAGCCTGATACTTTCCTATGACAGGAACAAAGAGGGACCAGGATCACTTGAATTGATTCCTAACAATGACGGGCTTACTCCATTCAAACTGGCTGGAGTTGAGGGCAACACTGTG aTGTTTCAATACCTTATGCAGAAGCGGAAGCACAATCTCTGGTCTTTTGGCCCCTTGACCACTGTGCTCTATGATCTCACAGAGATTGACTCCTGGGCTGAAGATCAGTCTTTTCTTGAGCTCATTGTCTCAACCAAGAAGAGAGAG GCACGCCAGATCTTGGACCTAACACCTGTGAAGGAGCTGGTGAGCCTGAAGTGGAATATGTATGGCCGTCCCTATTTCTGTTTCCTGGCTTTATTCTATGTACTTTACATGGTTTGCTTCACTATGTGCTGCGTCTACCGACCACTGAAACCCCGAACGGGCaacaaaacaagcagcagagacaataCAATCTATGTCCAGAAAATGCTGCAG gaatcATATATGACATATGAGGATGAGCTGAGGCTGGTGGGGGAGCTGATCACAGTCATTGGAGCAGTAGTAATTTTGATCCTTGAG ATCCCAGATATTCTTAGAGTTGGAGCAGCGAAATACTTTGGACAAACCATCCTAGGAGGGCCTTTCCACATAATTGT CATCACATATGCTTGCATGATTCTAGTAACCATGGTGATGCGTCTCACCAGCACAACTGGTGAGGTGGTGCCCATGTCCTTTGCCCTGGTGCTAGGATGGTGCAACGTCATGTACTTCGCACGAGGCTTCCAGATGCTTGGACCCTTTACCATCATGATCCAGAAG ATGATATTTGGAGATCTTATGCGCTTTTGCTGGCTCATGGCTGTGGTGATACTAGGCTTTGCATCAG CTTTTTACATCATTTTCCAGACAGAGAACCCTGAAAACCTTGGGCAGTTCTACAACTATCCCATGTCCTTGTTCACCACATTTGAGCTGTTCCTCACTATCATTGATGGCCCTGCAAACTACGATGTGGACTTGCCCTTTATGTACAGCGTGGTATACTTTGCCTTTGCCATCATTGCCACCCTCCTTATGCTCAACTTGTTAATTGCTATGATGGGCGACACCCACTGGAGAGTGGCCCATGAGCGGGATGAGCTCTGGAGAGCCCAG gTTGTCGCTACTACTGTCATGCTGGAGCGGAAACTGCCACGGTGTCTCTGGCCTCGCTCTGGAATCTGTGGGAGGGAGTACGGGCTAGGGGACCGATGGTATCTCAG AGTTGAAGACAGGGTTGATCCCAACAAACACAAGATGATGCGGTACACAGAAGCATTTAAGGCTCAGGATAAGGATAACTATGACAAAGGTTTGGAAAAGCTGGAAATCAATAGGGACATCCCGTACAAGAAAGAACTGTCTGCTCTGTCATTGTCACGGAGGACATCCAGGACTAGTTCTCACCGTGGCTGGGAGATCCTGAGGCGCAACACCTTCCACCAACTTCGTGGAGAG